DNA sequence from the Vicia villosa cultivar HV-30 ecotype Madison, WI linkage group LG3, Vvil1.0, whole genome shotgun sequence genome:
TCAACTTGATAATCGCATCATCGGAAGTGGTTTCTTCTGCGGGAATGAATATTGCCTTCTCCTTGCAACCAACATACACCGAATTAGGAGACAACCAATCCATTCTAAGAATGACATCAAGTCTCTTGAGGGGTAAACAAATTAGATCGATCAGGAAGTCACGACCATTAAAAGACACTGAACAATCTTTACAAATCAGTCGAGCTTCCAGTGTATCATCCGTTGTCGAAGAAATGACCATATGGTCGGGTAATGGAGtaacttccaaaccaagtcggtAAACACACTCGGTAGAGATAAAAGAATGCGTAGCTCCgcaatcaactaaaacacataaaggtTGGTTGTTTacataacacgtacccgcaatgagGTTGTTGTTTCCTTTGGCCTTTCTCGCATCCAAGGTATAGACACGACCTGTAGTCTTCTCTTGAGTTTTCTTCTTGGGATAATACGTAGATATGTGACCTTGCTCGCTACACTCATAACAAGTAACTGAAGTGGGCTTGCAATCTCCAGGGTGTCTTCTTTTACATTTGTCACAATAAGGAGGTCGATTAGATTGGTCACCATAGCCTTGCTTCTTCTTTGAAGGAGAGTTACGGGGCTTCAAGTGTTGGGTAGATCTCCCTTGTTCTCTAAAAATAGTCCTGTTTTGGTTCCTCTCTTCTTGAACCCTCTTCAAACTGTTCTCCGCAACATAACATTGCCTCAAACATTCAGCATATGTggtgaactccctctgggacacactatgagcaatgtcggccctcaaacccatcaAGAATTGATCAATCTTGCATAACTCATCAGAAGCATAAATAGCCTGTCGTGAGTATTCAGCCATGTCTTCAAATTTCTCAGAATACTCTGAAACAGACATGTTGCCTTGCTTGAAATTCTGAAACTCCCATTCTCTCTCGGTCCGAACACTGTTAGGAAAATACTTTTCCAAAAAGGCCGCCTTGAAGTGATGCCAATCCTTCGGAATCTCTTGAGTAGTGAAATAAGTAGATGCGGTATTCCACCACCTAAGAGTTGGTCCCTTCATCTTCTGTGTGGCAAAGATCACCTTTTCCTCTTCATTACACTGAATTGCTTGGAATATCCTCTCCATACTAGCCAACCAATCATGAGCTAATACCGGGTCAAGACCACCTGCAAACTCCGGAGGATCCATTCGAAAGAAGGCACGAAAATCTAGCCCGTTGCAGCTTGCGGAACGGGAACTTGAGCAGGAGGTTGTTGCCCGTGCATACCTTGCATCATCTCCATCATCATCTGATTCTGCTGTTGCATTTGTTGCATTATCAGTTGCCAAGGTACGCCCGCATTCCCCGCTTCTTGCTCGGGCTTCACATTTCTtgttctgggccttccgggacctctgcgttgctcagccatctccatgtctgtcctacacacggaatcaacttgatcaggcttaatgccataagtaagacataaggaatcatgccGGCAATACACATATGAAgcagaattgtactgcattaCGATGTGTCTTAGCATTGTCGAGAattgacctgctctgataccaactataagaccccatacatatatgtctagaataatatgcatgtaATGCTAATAATGGTACATAAAGACAACATAACATAATGTTGCAGTGGAAAAGAAAGTACATCATCAGTACAAGGTACAAAatccgaatgtatcatggccaaaataataCATCGCATAAGCTAGTACATCATCCAAAACATAATACTAAGATAAGCACGAAATGGAACAAAAGATAAGTATCTATCAAGAAACGCCAAAGGACTAATCCATCTTGCCTTTGCCtcgatcttgcctcgaaccacctgaaaaagataaaATAGGAATGGGATgatattactaaatctcagtgagtccgcctatcctatgggtccactcggatctaaagggtacaTGCATAGTaaaacgaatccaccattgattcggggtatATCCTCACATCCgatacaagtacggagaaaacaaggatttgtccaccattggactcatcATGCCACAAATACACAATTTTATAAACCAAATAAGTAtgcaaacccatacccatgtaagGGGAATCCAGAAATGCGTTAacgcctcgactaggttataaaacacaccctcgatgagttacacccatgtctattgtcaagagacttgtataagcacactgcaagatgaccttagcctaattggcgtcattgtcccattaaccctCTTCacacaagtgtgttaacgccgagtacaaCACGCCATCTTGACACATAAGCCCATCGGGTGAAAGCCAAATGCTTAAtctacttgacttcactagaggtgactTACCGATTATGTGTTAGCCGACATGGctacataaccccaccataccgagcacgcaagtatGTTAACACCAAGTTGGAAAGCCttcagaccctcacaagcacactacaacagtagctcaggtgtgagcccttGGATCCTACGACCGGGGCTGTCCCATTAATCACAAAGCTCGGGATGActcattgatcacaaagcccgagTCATAATTCAACCTAGCCCTCGACccgtttcgattcaagcatacacatgCATATCAAGTGTCAAGTCACACAATGCAATCAATCCCGAGTGTTTAACCAAAACAACGAGCATTAGAAGTTATTCATGTTCCATCACATTGCATTCATAAAAGCATTAAGGAACAATTAATAGTAGTTGCACCAGCACATTCAAATTATGCATAATTCAcaatttcttaataa
Encoded proteins:
- the LOC131659028 gene encoding uncharacterized protein LOC131659028; translation: MDPPEFAGGLDPVLAHDWLASMERIFQAIQCNEEEKVIFATQKMKGPTLRWWNTASTYFTTQEIPKDWHHFKAAFLEKYFPNSVRTEREWEFQNFKQGNMSVSEYSEKFEDMAEYSRQREFTTYAECLRQCYVAENSLKRVQEERNQNRTIFREQGRSTQHLKPRNSPSKKKQGYGDQSNRPPYCDKCKRRHPGDCKPTSVTCYECSEQGHISTYYPKKKTQEKTTGRVYTLDARKAKGNNNLIAGTCYVNNQPLCVLVDCGATHSFISTECVYRLGLEVTPLPDHMVISSTTDDTLEARLICKDCSVSFNGRDFLIDLICLPLKRLDVILRMDWLSPNSVYVGCKEKAIFIPAEETTSDDAIIKLIEGTINMVNYLFSQERSFLLVLSKEPSVRMELSEIPIVCEFPDVFPEDITSLPPEREEEFSIDLVPGTAPVSITQYRMSPIKLIELKSQLEELLAKHFIQPCVSPWGAPVLLVKKKDRSMRLYIDYRQLNKVTIKNKYPLPRIDDLLH